GGAATGGGGAGCGGAAAACTCCAAGAACCGTTATGAAGGCATGATTACCGCCCACCGCGGCCTGTCCGCCTCCAAAATTGCCGCCTCCCTGCGCATGGGGATGGACATGGGCACGTCACCGTTCGTCAAGAAGCTGACGGATTTCGGCATTCGCAAGCCCGTGAGGGAAGCGGGAAGCACGGAAGTCAATCCCATTTACCGCCCCAAGATTTTCGTGGGCACGGAACCCGCCTCCCTGAAAGAAATGACGCTGGCCTACACCGCCATCCCGAACGGAGGCTCCCGCCCCCAGGATATTTACTATCTGGACAGGATAGAAGATGAAGACGGCCAGCTGATCTGGGAATCCACCCAGGCGATTGAAACCAGAAACAATGCCCAGGTGCGGAAGGGGGCCACGTCCACCGCCACGGCTTTCCAGCTTCACAACATTCTGAATTCCTCCCTGAAAAACGGTTCAGCCCGGCGCGTGGCCCCGCATCTGCCGAAAAACTTCAAGGGCGGCGTGAAAACGGGCACCACGTACGACTTCGCGGACAACTGGCTGTTTGGCTATGACAGCCGCATTACCTGCGGCATCTGGGTAGGCTTCCTGGAAGGGAAAAAACCCATCTATCACGGAGCTTTCTCATCGGACACCTGCGCTTCCGTGCTGGGCGCCGCCATCACGGAAGCGGAACGCCTGTTCCCCGCCGGGGAGCTGCTCCCGCCCCCCAGCGTGGAAAGGGTGGAAATCTGCCTGACCACCGGGAAAAGGGCCACGCACAGCTGCTATGACATTGACCCGTCGGATAAAAAATACCGCCGCCACACCATATTCGAGTACCTCCGCAAGGGGGATTCCAGCCTGCCCTTCTGCGACCTCCACGGGGAGGACATTTCCGCGCCCGTTTCCACCTTCACGGCCCAGAACCGCATTCTTCCCCTGCCGCCCATCCTGCCCACCAGGCCCATCCTCCAGGGAGACGATCCCTACCGCACGGAGCTGAACCAGGTCCCGGCCAACCGCAGCTTTGAGCTGCTGGGGGCTGGCGAAAACGTGCCAGAAGCCCAAGCCCTTTCCGCAGATCCCGTTTCTCCGGACCATACGGATACGAGCATTACGCTCCCGGCGCCCAAACCCATTACCATTCCCGTCCCGGAATTCATCCACCTGTAACTTTTTCCCCTCATGCCCTCCCCATCCCAGGATACGGTAGCCTGCACATGCCCGTCATGCGGCAATCTTTTCGCCGTGAAGGCGTCTTTTCTGGGACGCCAGGTAAAATGCCCCATCTGCACCGCTTCAGTCACAGCCACTCCGGAAGAACAGCCCAACCCGGAAACGGAAGAACAGGATGCCGTCACGGCCGTCAAACGGGAAGAAGCGCATTCAGCATCCCCGGGCCGGATGCCTGAAGCCGCAGAAAAAGCGCCCGGAACTCCGGCTCCTGCCGCCGGGACGCCGCACCCCTCCACGAACGCCGCGCCGCGCGCGCCGCTTGTACCCAAGAAAAAGACGGACAAACGGGCCATTTCCGTTCACGCGCCTTCCCTTCCCGGTCCCGCCGGCCCCACCACAAAAATCCGCAAACGGAAAGAGGAAAACGCCGCTCCGGCCATCGCCGCTCCGCGCAGCGCCTCCCTGGCCCCGGAAGAGCCGGAATACCAGCCCACCGCCGCGGACATCGCGCGCAGCGAACGCCGGGCCACCTGGCATATCTGGCTTTTTGTCTCAGGGCTGATTCTGTTGCTTCTGGGCATGTTCATGTTCCTGCGCGGGAAGGATATGGAAGCGGCAAGTTCCAAAATCCTGAATATCTCAGACCGCTTTGTGGATCATGAAGCGCTTTTCTCGCAGGAAGTGAATAAAGACCTGCTGGAAAAATTGCAGCAGAGGGAACGGCAATACCGGCTCATAGCCCATTCCCGCAGGGAGGAAGACCGGAAAGCGGAATCCATTTCCCCCCATATCACGGCAGCCATGAATGAACTGGCCCTCTACTGCATGGCGGGCTCGGACGAAGAGAGGCTCAACCACGTCATGAATCCCGCCGCCGTGGCTCCCAAAATGGCCTATTGGGCCTCCTACGGACAATACAAGGACTATCTGCCCCAGGAAGCGGGCAGGAGCTCCAAGAACGGAGACCTGCTTCAGATTTCCGTGCTGATGGACGACAACATGATCCGCCCGGCGATTTTCCTGTATGACCGGGATTCCGGCAAATGGAAGCTGGACTGGGAAGCCTGGGAAGGCTATTCCCCCATGACTCCGGCGGAGCTGGAAGCTGAAAAACCCTCCTCCCCCGTCCCTGTCAGGATAACCCTGAGCATGTCCGGCATCTACCAGCCGCCCTTCCTGGAGGAATCCTCCGCGGAAAGCTACCGCAACGCGTCTTATCTCAATTTCTCCCTTGAGTTCCCCAACGGGGAACGCGTGAACGCATATGTGGACAGGTATTCCCCGCTGGCCCTGGAACTGATCAGGCTGCTTCACAACGGCCCCGTACGCGCCTGCGTGCTCATTCATTACCCGGCAGACCTGCCCGGCAACCGGGCCGTGCTGATTGACCGGCTCCTGTACTCCGGTTGGATGAGCGACGCCACCCGCAAGCTTCTTCCCACCAATAACTGAAAACCAAGAACCGGTTCCCGCTTTCCATGAGTTCCAAAGCATTAGCGCAAACACAGGATAAAGCCCTCCAACTCAACCTGGCTTCCACCATTTACGGCACCTTCGCGGAAATCGGCGCCGGACAGGAAACGGCCAACTGGTTTTTCCGGGCCTCCGGAGCCGCCGGAACAGTGGCCAAAACCATCTCCGCCTATGACATGACCGTCAGCGACACCCTGTACGGGCCGGTCAAGCGTTACGTTTCTGAAGAACGCCTCAAGGGCATGCTGGACTATGAGTTCAGCCAGCTCATCAACCGCCTGGGCCCCCAGCGCGGCAAAGACACCCGCTTCTTCGCCTTCTGCAATACGGTAAAAGTCAAGGGCTACCGGGACAACGGCCCCTGGCACGGCTGGATAGGGGTGCGCTTCCAGCTGAAACCGGAGGCAAAACCGTCCGACCTGATTATCCACGTCCGCCTGAACGACCCGGACCACGACCGCCAGATGAAGGACCTGGGCATTCTGGGCGTCAACATCCTGCACGCCGTCTTTTTCAAAAGGGACCGTCTGGAGGAATTCATTGAATCCCTGGTGGACAACCTGGATCCCCGGCTGGTGGAAATAGACGTCGTCCGTTTTGAGGGCCACGGCTTTTCCATGGTGGACAACCGCCTGTTCGCGCTCCAGCTTGTCCAATCCGGCCTGACGCCGGCCACCCTGTTCCTGGCAAACGGCCAGGTGGCCCAGGCGGCGGATGTGCTGTACAAGCGCCCCATCGTGCTGATGAGGGGCAGTTTCAACCCCGTCTGCAATCTGCATCTGGAAGTCATGGCCCAGGTGAAAAAAACCTTCCTCTCCCACATCAATGAGACGCAGGCGGACCGCTGCATGGAAATTTGCGAAATATCCATGAACAACCTGCTGCGCGGCGATGATGTGGACCACCTGGAATTCCTGGACCGGGCGGACAGCCTCAAGGCCCTCGGCAAAAACGTGCTGATTACCAAAATGGCCCGTTTCGACAACCTTTCCGGGCTGCTCGCGCGCTACACGCGGGAGCCCATTGCCATCGCCCTCTCCATCGGCCTGCTGAATGAGCTGTTCAAGGAAAAATGGACGGAGGATATTCCGGGCGGCATCCTGGAATCCTTCGGCCGCACCTTCCAGAACAAAACGCGCCTGTACGTCTCCCCGTGGCTCAACCGCAAATCCGGCGAATTCGTCACGGCACGCACCTTCCGCGCCCCGGAACAGTACGTGCACCTGTACCAGCACTTCCTGGCGAACGGCCTGGTGGTGGACGTCCCCTTCTTCAATGAATTCCTGCTGCGCCATACGCCGCGGGACATCCAGCGCATGATCGCCGCGGATGAAGACGTCTGGAAAACGCTGGTTCCCGAGGAAGCGCACCGTTCCGCCCTCCATTTCCGGTAACGTGTTTGAAAAAAAAGGGCTCCCGGCCTTTGGGAGTCGTTTTTCGGCAGCGGATTACATTCCGGTGCATGTCGGATTTCTCTCAATCGTGGTAAAAACAGGGAAAACGGCTCTGTCCTGGCTTGAAACAGACGATCATGGAAAAGTTCCAATTTTATTAAAAGGCTTTCCATGAAAAAATAACGTTGACTCCGGATATGTAAATCATCATATATAGCGTGGAAACGCAAATAGCGCGTTCCTGATCAACACTATTAATAATCATGAAAAAATCTCTCCTTCTTTCCATTCTTGCTCTCTCCCTAACGGGTATGGCTTCCGCCGCCTCGTTTATTTTTGAGGAAAGCCAATGGACATGGAATAACACCACCGGCACTCTGGATCTTGGAGAAGCCGCTCTGACTGGCCTTCAAGACTGGACGCTGAGCGCAACCATCTCCCTCAACGGTACAAGTGGAAATAATTGGGGAAGCACCTTGCTGGCCTCCGGAGCCAACCCCACAGCAGATTCCTTCCCGAACGGATTCCAGTTTTACATGTCCAACACCAATGGTCTGGTGACCAAAGGCATTCCCAGCAGTGACTCCGGAGGAGAGGCGACCTACGGCACTACAGCGTTTAAAACGGGTCTTATCACCATTGACATGGCCTACGATTCGTCTGCAAAATCCCTAACGTGGACCGTTTATACCCAAGGGGACAGCACGGAGGAAAAACTCCTGTATGCCACTGCTACCCGCACGGAGTTGAATTCTTTTTTCCAAAACGGTCAGATCACGCAGCTGAGTTCCATGTTAAACAAAGACAACAGTTCTCCCTCTGCTATTCAGTCCGTCTCCATCAATATTGTTCCCGAACCGGCTACAGCCGTTATGGGATTGTTAGGCATTGTTGTTCCGGCCATGCGCCGCAGGCGTCGTTCCTGACCGATGCCGACCAAGTTATGTAGAGGAAATCCAAATTTTCCTTATTCCATCCTTGGTATCCCGTCTCACGCTGCAGAAAACTGTCTCCCGTTCCGCCTCTCCCGAGGGGGACGGGATATTTTTTCCACAGCTCAGCCTGATCAGGAAAACTTAACAATTCCGTAAGATTGTCTTGCCATAAGGCGGGAATCTCATTAAGGTCTCCGAGTTCCATTTTTATCATGAATACCATTATTATCGGCTCCCAATGGGGCGACGAAGGCAAGGGCAAAATGATCGATTTCCTGACGGAATCCGCCGACGTGGTGGCACGCGGCCAGGGCGGCAACAACGCCGGCCATACCGTAATCGCCAATGGAAAGAAATACATTCTCCACCTGGTTCCCTCCGGCATCCTGTGGCCGGACAAGCTTTGCGTCATCGGTAATGGTGTGGTGCTGGACCCCATCGGCCTGGTGGAGGAAATCAAGGAACTCCGCGGCCAGGGCGTGACCATTACAAAAGACAATCTTCTCATCTCCGACCGCGCCCACGTCGTGCTCCCCTTCCACAAGGAAATGGACGCCGCCCAGGAATCCGCCCTCGGCAAAAAAGCCATCGGCACCACCAAGCGAGGCATCGGCCCCACTTACGCGGACAAGGCGCGCCGCATCGGCGTGCGCATGGCGGACATGAGGGACCCCGGGATTTTTGACGAAGTGCTGCGCCGCCGCATTAAGATGGCGAATGCGGAAATGGAACGCATGGGCCTTCCCGCCATGGATGAAGAAAAAATGGTGGCGGAAGTAAGCGCCGCCGCGGATGTGCTGCGCCCCCACATTACCAACACCATTCCGGTTATGCACGACGCCGTGGCCTCCGGAAAAAGCATTCTTTTCGAAGGGGCCCAGGGAGCTTACCTGGATGTGGACTTCGGCACCTACCCGTTCGTCACCTCCTCCAACACCTCTTCCGCCGGCGCCTGCACCGGCACGGGCGTTCCCCCGCACAAGATTGACCGCATCATCGGCGTCTGCAAGGCCTACACCACCC
This region of Akkermansia muciniphila genomic DNA includes:
- a CDS encoding TonB-dependent receptor, with amino-acid sequence MSSKALAQTQDKALQLNLASTIYGTFAEIGAGQETANWFFRASGAAGTVAKTISAYDMTVSDTLYGPVKRYVSEERLKGMLDYEFSQLINRLGPQRGKDTRFFAFCNTVKVKGYRDNGPWHGWIGVRFQLKPEAKPSDLIIHVRLNDPDHDRQMKDLGILGVNILHAVFFKRDRLEEFIESLVDNLDPRLVEIDVVRFEGHGFSMVDNRLFALQLVQSGLTPATLFLANGQVAQAADVLYKRPIVLMRGSFNPVCNLHLEVMAQVKKTFLSHINETQADRCMEICEISMNNLLRGDDVDHLEFLDRADSLKALGKNVLITKMARFDNLSGLLARYTREPIAIALSIGLLNELFKEKWTEDIPGGILESFGRTFQNKTRLYVSPWLNRKSGEFVTARTFRAPEQYVHLYQHFLANGLVVDVPFFNEFLLRHTPRDIQRMIAADEDVWKTLVPEEAHRSALHFR
- a CDS encoding adenylosuccinate synthase, giving the protein MNTIIIGSQWGDEGKGKMIDFLTESADVVARGQGGNNAGHTVIANGKKYILHLVPSGILWPDKLCVIGNGVVLDPIGLVEEIKELRGQGVTITKDNLLISDRAHVVLPFHKEMDAAQESALGKKAIGTTKRGIGPTYADKARRIGVRMADMRDPGIFDEVLRRRIKMANAEMERMGLPAMDEEKMVAEVSAAADVLRPHITNTIPVMHDAVASGKSILFEGAQGAYLDVDFGTYPFVTSSNTSSAGACTGTGVPPHKIDRIIGVCKAYTTRVGAGPFVTEDEDISNHLHSMGREFGATTGRPRRCGWADGVLLRFSAMFNGFDEMAMTNLDGYDKCPEIKICTGYDLDGEILAYPPATVDEWERCKPVYETVPGWMQDISACRSWEEIPEQAKQFVKRMSELIGCPVTTVGVGPDREQTIAVQ